The DNA region TTTGCGGTTACAGAACCACCATACTTCTTATTTAACGCTTCCTGATATGAGGCCTGTTTAACTGGGTCTTTAATCTCTCTCTGCATGGTAATATTCCTCCTTAAATAAAATAAGATCACCAGCGTTAACTAGTGACCTTCTCTTGTTCTATTTTCTTTATCAGCATTTCTTTGACACCACTATCTTTCATGCGGTTTAACATTGCCTCATTTAGTTCTTTATCAGTTACTTTGGATTCCTCAATATAACCACCTGCTTCATTTTGCAATGCCAATCCATATTGCATAGCTAAAACTGGTGGTAAGCCTTTTAGAACCTCGGTATTTCCTTTTCGTAATTCGTCCATTACATCTTGTTTTACAATGCTAGATAAGTTCATAACTATTCAGCCTCCTTTGGTGCTTGTAAATGGTCTGGTAAATTCCCACGAGTAGCGGAAAACATTTCATTCTTAGAAACAACAGACGTTTCAAACCATGTAAAGAATGGCTGGTACTGTTCTTGATTGAATGAGTGTTCCAATCGTGGAAATTCTTCTTTAACTTTCGTATCTTCAAACACTTCATAAATATCAGGTGCAATTGCATGGTATTGTTGTTGGAACTGTTTACCTACACCAGCCACCTCAGTTAATAATTCATAGCGGTGACGGATAGCGAGTTCTGTCACGTCATACTCATTAGCACTAGACCGGTCTTTTCTCAGTACCTCTTGAAACACTGGTACATAAGCAAGTTTCAAAGCTGATCTTTTTTCATTTAATTCTTCCATCATAGAATGAATGATTTCTAATTTAGAGTTGATTCCTTTTGCTTGTGCCTTTAAATAAATACGTTCTGATAAGTTTGCATTCTCCTGGTCTAATAGAATCGCTGTCATTTCTTCCTGCATTGCTACCAGTTCCGCTTGTAGTTCCTGTTCTTCTTTGTCCAGTACCTCAGCCTTTGCTTTGTATTCAGCTACAATCTTCTTAGTTTCAACAAATAAGTCTCTTACTTCCATTTCTCCATACCTCCATTTAGTTATTTAATTCTTTGGGCTTTTAGTTCAATGATTCGCTTTACAGATACCAGTTCTAATTGACTGATATTTAAAGCACGAATACCGTCCATGATTTTAGTTTCATAGTGTGGCGACAATGCAATGTCACCACGTTCTAATTGTGCTAAAACGCCTTGATTGATTTTGCATATTTCACCGAATTGAGTTTGAGTCATATTTCTACATAAACGTAGGTACTTAATCATTTGATAAGTAATTTTCCGTTCATGAGGTAAGCTGTCTGTATTTACATCAATCATTTATTTACACCTCGTTTTCTAAAGTTAATAATTTATTAAGTTAGGGCAAAACAAAAAGGCGTAGCAATTAAGCCACACCTTAAACGGAAAATATATATAGGAGAATAGATACAATTCCTCATGTAGGAAATCACAATAGATTTCCCTGCTTTATAGTCTGTGACCACTAGGGTCATTACTGGTACTCTTGAAATTATTTATTTAATCAACCCTTTATCTTTCAGCACAGTCCTAACAATTTCATTCATTAAATCACTCTTATTTCCATGTTTGATACCATCTAGGAAGCTGATAATATCCTTGTCCCAATAGAAACCTCGGTAAGTTCGGTTTTCACTTTCTTCTTGATTTTGAAGTAATAGCACATCAATAGGGTCTAACTCGCTAGTAACTGTCTTTTTACTAGCTTTTACTGTTGTTTTACTAGTATCAGAAGTTACATTACTTTCCTTTACTGGTGTTTCAACAGTAGATGCTATTTCTTCACTAGCACTAATGCTAGCATTTGATTTTACTGCTTTGGCTTTTCCTTTAGTTGGTACTACAAAGTCATAGAGAGATTTTTCCAGAACGCTTTCGTCATTACCCTCAGCAAGATACCAGCCACGTTTTCCGCTGGTATTATAGCAACCAGCTTTCTTTAATCCTTCAACAGCTTTCTTTTCACCAACTTCAAGAAATTCTTTGGCTATTTCAGACACTCTCATTGTTTGAG from Bacillus clarus includes:
- a CDS encoding helix-turn-helix domain-containing protein; protein product: MIDVNTDSLPHERKITYQMIKYLRLCRNMTQTQFGEICKINQGVLAQLERGDIALSPHYETKIMDGIRALNISQLELVSVKRIIELKAQRIK